TCGTTGCCGGTGGCGATGTCGAAGGCGGCGCCACCGGCAAGACCAGCGCCGCCGTCGGACATCCGCGAAATCAGCGAGGCCATCGCCGAAGGCGAGGAGCAGTCCATCCGGATCTTCTCGTCCCAGTCCAGTGTCATGAACGCCCACTGCGGGTCCACGGTGGGGTTGACCACGGTGAGGTTGAGGTGGTGGCGCTCGCCGATTTCGCCCCAGTAGTCAACCGCCGCGCCGCCCATGGGGTCGGCGCCGATGCGGACGCCGGCGTCACGGATGGCGTCCAGGTTCAGCACGGACGGGAGATCGTCCACATAGCTGCTGAGGAAATCGAACTTGCCGGTGGTCCCGGCGTTCAGTGCATCAGCCAGCGGGATGCGCTTCACGCCGCGGAGGCCGTTCTCCAGCAGTTCGTTAGCCCGGTTGGCGATCCAGCCGGTGGCATCGGTGTCGGCGGGGCCGCCGTGCGGCGGGTTGTACTTGAAGCCGCCGTCGCCCGGGGGATTGTGGCTGGGGGTGACTACAATGCCGTCAGCCTGCGGGGCGCCGGGCCCGGCGTTGTTGTTGTACGTCAGGATGGCGTGGCTGAGCGCCGGGGTGGGCGTGTATGCGTGGCGGGCATCGATCAGTACCTGAACACCGTTGGCCGCCAAGACCTCCAGCGCGGAGTTCTGCGCGGGCTCACTGAGCGCATGGGTGTCCTTGGCCAGGAACAGCGGCCCGGTGATGCCCTGCCCGGCACGGTACTCAACGATCGCCTGCGTGATGGCCACGATGTGCGGCTCGTTGAAGGAGGCTTTGAGGCTGGATCCGCGGTGTCCGGATGTTCCGAACGCCACGCGCTGGCCGGGATCACCGAGATCCGGAGCGACGTCGTAATACGCATCCAGAAGCGCAGTCAGATCAACAAGGTCCTGGGGTTGGGCAACAGTGCCCGCGCGGCTAGCCATGGCACCAGCATGCCAGACGACGGCGGGCCGGGGCGCGGCTTGTCCGAAATCAGGGCCCTATGACGCTGAATGTCACAGTTGCATAAAAGATTTCAGCCGCCGTTCACCGCACAGCCGTTCACCGGACAGACGCACTTCCGGTCCGGCCGCCGGACAAGACCTGAGTACTCCACGGCAAAGTACCCATATACCCGCCGACGCGGGGCTGCTAATTTCAAACACTGACGACGGCGGGACCTCCGCTGCCGGCAGTGATGCGGAGAGTCGAGGGGGGCTTTCGATGGAGGCAGGGGATGGTGCCGCCGAGCAGTCACGGCTGGCGGCAGAACGGGCTGCACGGCTGAAACGCCACCTTGATAACGCGCAGCGTGCCGCCGAATCATGGAGCGCCGGCGCGGCAGGAGAAAGAATTGTGGCGGACCGCCTGAACAGGCTGGTTCCTACTCCACGATGTGCACTGGCCCGGCCGGCCGCTGGCAAATCCGGACCGTGTGCTGGTGGGGCATTGCGGTGTTGTGGTGGTCGATGCCAGGAATTGGCCGGGAGCCGTCCTGTTGAAATCCGATGTGCTGCGCCAGAACGGCTATGCCAGGCATCAGGAGCTCTCTGGCGTGACAACTTCGGGTGTTGGGGTCACAGGAATTGAAGGCGTCGTTGCCGATGCCCGGAGCTATGGCCACAGTTCTGCTGAAGATGACTTCCTGCTGGGGGACGGTAGGCAGGTGGATAGCCCCGTTGTAGTGTTTGGAGCAAGGACTTTCGAGGGGGATTCTCATGACAGATCAGCCGACTCCGCGCCAGGACGGGCCGGGGAGCGACGAGACGCCGGCCGGCTACCAGCCGCCGCAGTTTGTGCCGCCGCCGTTTGTGCCGCCGCAGGGTTCAGGCACCCCGGCCCCGCCCCCGTTTCAGCAGCCGCCGTTTGATCAGCCCGGAGATCCAGGCCTCACACCCCCGCCGGTTTACAACCAGCCCGGCGAGCAGTACGGCAATCCCTATGCGCAGCCTGGAATCCCGTACGGCCAGCAGGCAAACCCGTACGGTCAACCGGCGTACTACGGCATGCCGGCCGAGCCCAAGGGTCTCAGTATTGCAGCCATGGTGTGCGGCATCATCGGCGTGGTCACGGGTGGTTTCTTTGTCATTCCGCAGATCGCAGCTGTGATTCTGGGGCACATTGGCATGAAGAAGGAACCTGCCGGGCGAGGGTTTGCGCTTACAGGCCTCATCACGGGATATCTTGGGGTGCTGTTTGGGGCTTTCTGGCTGTTGTTCCTGATCCTGGGAGCAATTTTCGCCAGCCAAAGCGGCATCAACTACTAGCCCGCCAGGCTAGGCGGTCAGCTCCTCAACCAGCCGGTTCGCGTTGGCTTCGAGCCATTCGCGGCGGCGGCTGATGAGCCCGCCCACTCCTTCAGCCCACATCCGTGCCCAGCCGCCACCCAGCGCCCGGGCATTGTGCTGCATACGCTCAAACGAAAGCCGGGTGGCCTCGACGCCGAACTCCGGCAGCCGCCGTCGTTCTTCTTCCGTCCAGCCATAGGCATCGGCGAAAATCCGCAGGCGCCGGAACGAATCCACGGCTTCCCAGCCGGGCCACGCATCGGCAGGGTCGCGCAGTGGCGCCCAGTGCGTGGCGGTGTTGAAGGAATCCTTCAGCCGGGTGCTGGGGCCGGCGAGATCGAAATCCACCAGGCCGACTGCCAGCCCGTCACGGACCACTACGTTCTGCGGGGTCACGTCCAGATGGCAGACCAGCTCGGCGGGGTCTCCTGCTGCAGTGTCCTGCCGGATGGGCCGAGGCGGGAACGGATGCGCCTGCACAAAACCCTGTGAGGCGTTGTGCAGCAGCCGCACCAGCTGCCCCACGGAAGCCAGCAGCTCCTCCGACTGCACCCACTTTTCAGGAACGGCTCCAGCGCAGAGCCCCGGCACAAAGGTGAGAACGTCGCGGCCTTCGGCGTCGCGGCCCAGGAACCGCGGCGAACCGTCAAAGCCCGCGTCCTCAAGCCAGTCAAGATAGTCGGCGACGGCGAAACTCTGCGGCTGGTGCGGGCGGCGGATTGTTGCGCCGACCCGCACCACACCGTCGGTGACATCGCCCGCGGGCATAAGTTCGACGTCGGACGCCTCGCCTGGAGCGGGAACGTACAGCCGCTGCTCAACCGGCCCACGGTTCATAATGCTCATCGCGTCAGCGTACGCCGCCCATGAGCTTCTTGATTGCCGGCGAGGCGGCCGCCATGCCCGCGGCCAGCACGATGGCTACCCCGCCGATGCCGAGGAAGTACGGCAGCTCGTCGTCCGGGTTGTACAGGCCGGCGAGGATGCCCGCCAGCGTGGTGCCCAGCGAAACCGAAAGGAAGAACAGCGCCACCATCTGGGTGTGGAAGGCCTGCGGCGCCAGTTTGGTGGTCACGGAGAGGCCGATCGGGGAGAGGAAAAGTTCCGCAAGAGTGAACAGGAACAGGATTCCCACCAGTGCCACGAGCGGAGTCTTGCCGTCGCCGGCCAGCGGAATGAACGCCAGGAATGCCAGCCCCATCACAAACAGGCCGACCGAGAATTTCAGCGGCGAGCTGGGCTGTTTGTGGCCCAGCTTGGTCCACAGCGCCGCCATCACACCGGCGAAAATGATGATGAACACGGGGTTGATGGACTGTACCCAGGCGGCCGGCATTTCCCAGCCGAACACGTTTCGGTCCAGTTTCTCCTCGGAATACACGGCGATGAAAGTGAACTGCTGCTGGAACAGGGCCCAGAACGCTGCCGAGGCGATGTAGAGCGGGATGAATGCTGTGACCCGCTTGCGCTCGGGGCCGTCCACCTTTTTGCTGGTGAAGATCAGGGCGAAGTAGAGGATGGATGCACCGATCGCCACGTAGGCCATGGTCAGCGCCAGGTTTTCGGCGTTGACGGCGCCCGTGGACAGCAGGACGGCGATGACGGCGGCGATGCCGAGGAAAATGAGCCCGTACCTGGTGCGGCCCGAGGCCGGCAGGGGATTAGGGACCCGGTGTGCTTCTTCCGGCAGTTTGTTGCGGCCCAGCGCGTAGATGCCCAGACCGATCGCCATGCCGACGGCGGCTGCGCCGAAGCCCCAGTGGAACCCGCGGCTCTCCTGCAGCCAGCCGGTGACCAGCGGGCCGATCAGCCCGCCGACGTTGATGCCCATGTAGAAGATGGAGAAACCGGCGTCGCGGCGGTCGTCCTTCTCACCGTAGAGGGTGCCCACCAGCGCAGTCGCGTTGGCTTTAAGCCCGCCGGAACCGACGCCCACCAGCACCAGGCCGGCGACCAGCCCGGGGATTCCGGGCAGCAACGCCAGGGCAATGTGTCCGGCCATGATCATGACGGCCGAGCCGAACAGCACCCGCTCCGATCCGAACAGCCGGTCCGCGAGCCACGCGCCCAGGATGGTGGAGAGGTACACGCCTCCGCCGTACGCGCCTACCAGGCTGGCAGCGAGGCCCTGTTCGATTTCCAGCCCGCCCTGCGAGGCTGTGTAGTACATGTAGTAGAGCAGAATGCCCTGCATGCCGTAGAAGGAGAATCGCTCCCACATTTCTACGGAGAAGAGGCTGGCCAGCATCTTTGGGTGGCCGAAAAATGAAGTGTCGCCCGGCGTTTTCGCGGGGGATTCAGATAAATGAGTTGTGCTCATTTACTTAATGCTGACACCGAGGCCCTGGATTGTCACATTGTGGGTTGCCGTCTGTCCGTGAATCCCGCGATGAGTACCGCCGCCACACTGACGTGCATGAGGATCAGCGCCACCTGGACTCCGATGGTTGATGCGGCGGAAAGCGGCCCGGAGACGGACAACAACAGAGCGGCGACGGCGGTCACCACCCAAATGCGCGGCCCCTTGGCTGTGAACCGCTCAAGTACCGCCAGCAGCAGCCAGGCGGCGAGGCCTGACCCTACAGCGGTGACGATGACAGCGGCCCACCCGACCTCTCGGGATGCGCCCGCATACATTTCCTCGATAGTCAGCGGGATTCCCGCAAGCTTCACCACGACAATCCATTCGATCAGGGCCAAGGCCGCGGCGGCCGCCACGGACAGTCCCCGGCGTCGTGCGTTCATTGTGCGTCGTACTTTCGTTGTGTTTGGTGCGTGACCAATTGACATGGCCTTTTCCTTCCTCTTTGAACTATAGTTAGGTGACTAAGTAACTAAAGGTTAGTCGTCTAACTAAGTATTTTCAAGGGGTATCCGTGAATGACCTGCAGGCTGCTGCCATCAATGCGTCCATCCGCACGATCGGCATGCGGCACCGCGCCCTGGCAGGCAGCAAGCTCGCGGCCATTGGCCTCTCGGTTGGCCAGGAGGCCCTGATCGCCGAGCTCTTCGAGAACGGCCCCCGGAGCCAGGCCCAGCTTGCGGCGGCATCCGGCTGTGAGCCGCCCACCATCACGTCGGCCGTCCAGAAGATGGAGGCACGCGGACTGGTTCGGCGTACGCCGTCGTCATCGGACCGGCGGGCCATGGTTGTGGAGCTTTCGGAGCAAGGCCACACCGCCATGGCGCAGCTGACCACTATCTGGCGCGAGCTTGCGGAGGAAACTGTGGCCGGGATGACCACCACCTCGGTGGAGGAGCTGGTAGACGCCCTGACCGACCTCGCTGGCAGCCTGAGCCGCCGGAAGAGTTCACCGGAGGACCCATCGATTCTTGCTGTCTAGAAACCCAGCTGCACAGCGACCTGCAGCAGCAGCGCCTCGGAGCCCATGGGCCCCACCAGCTGGATGCCCATGGGCAGACCGGAACCCGGCCCGGCGCCCGGCCGGTCTGTCAGCCCCGGCCCTCCTGTCAGCCCCGCCCCGGCACTCCCGGTCCAGTGCACCGGGATGCTGATGGCAGGCAGCCCGCACACGTTCACCATGGAGGACCACGGCGCGTACTCGCACTGCTTGCGGTAGTCGCCGTCGGCGTCTCCTGCCCATTCGGCAGCCGGCCAGTGCCCGTCGCCGTGCGCCGCGCCGGTGAACCAGCCCACCGGCCGCGGCGTCTGTGCGAGCGACGGCATAAGCATCAGGTCCCATTCGGCGTACTGGGCAACTGTGTCGCGTTGGAACTGCCGCAGGAAAGCCAGCGACTCGTTGAGCTTGGCTGCACTGCGCTGCTGCGCACGGCGCCGGAACGTGCGGGTCAGCGGCGTCAGCAGCGCCTCGCGCTGCGGCGCGATCCGGGCAGTTCCGACGCCGGCCGTCCAGGCCGTGGTGAACGCATCGGGGTAGCGGTTATCGTAGCGGACCGTGGTTTCGACGGCGTCGTGGCCGGCATCCGTCAGCAGGCGGACACCGGTGGCCAGTGCGTCCAGCGCTTCCGCATCCGGGTTGAACGGGAAAATCGCGGACCATGGGCTGTCCAGGCTCATGCCGATCCGGAGGCGGCCCGGCCCGCGGGAAACGGCGTCGAGGTAGCCGGGTCCGTCTGTGCCGTCTGCCGGCACCAGCGCATCCAGCATCAGCGCTGCGTCTTCGGCGGAACGGGCCAGTGGCCCGGCCACCACCAGCTTGGCGGGATCGCCCCAGCTCTCCCCGGCGGGCACCAGCCCGCGTCCGGGCTTGAGCCCCACCAAACCGCAGGCCGCAGCCGGAATCCTGACCGAACCACCGCCGTCGGTCCCGGGAGCGAACGGCACCAGGCCGGCGGCCACCGCGGCAGCGCTGCCGCCGGACGAACCCCCGGAGCTGCGGCTCAGCGCGTGCGGATTGCGGGACGGCGGCGCGATCAGGTTTTCGCTGTAGGCCGTCAGTCCGAATTCCGGAACCTGGGTCTTGCCCAGTGAGATGACGCCCGCACCCTTGAGCGCTGCCGCCAGGGCGCCGTCCACCGGTGCGGGTTTGTGGTCCAGCGCGGCGCTGCCGTGGGTGGTGACCACGCCGGCCACATCGGTCAGGTCCTTGAACGCGAGCGGCACACCGTGAAGCAATGGGAGGCTTTCGTCCGAAGAACCTCTCGAAACCCGGGCGTACAGCGCGTCCGCCGCGCCGGCGTCGGCCATTGCCTGCTTGGCGGTGACGGTGACAAACGCGCCCAGGCCGGGGTTCTGCGCTTCGATCCGTGCGAGGAAATGCGCGGCTGTTTCGCGGGCAGAGACGTCACCCGTGCGCAGGGCATCACGGAGCTGAACGGCGGAAAGTCCGTGGATCTCAGCCAAGGAAACGCGGCTCCAGGCGCTCCTCGGTGGCGACGGCGTCAACACTCTCGCCGGTCAGCCGGGTCACAATGTACGCGCCCTTGCCCTTCACCTCGGCAACTGCCTCCACCAGTTCAGTGCCGTGGTAAACCAGCCCCACGCCGTCATCCGTGCAGTGGGTCTCTCCCAGCGTTCCGTCCGCCACGAGCCTATGGACCAGCGGGCGGCGCCGTTGCTCGGAGTCATAGTGCACGCCGTTGGCGTAGGGGAGGAGGGCGAGGCCGTTGGTCACGGCACGCAGCTCCGGGCCGAACGAATCCGTGGTGCCGCCCTGGTACCAGCAGATGGATCCGGCGGAAACGCCCGCGAGCACAACGCCCCGCTCCCAGACGCGGTGCAGGATCTCATCCAGCCGGTGAGCCCGCCATACCGCCAGCAGATTCACCACCGAGCCGCCGTTCACCCACACCACGTCCTGTTCCATCAGGTGCTCTTCCGGATCCGCATGGTTCGGCATGGTGAACAGGTTCAGATGGCTGAAATCGAAGCCCGCAATCCTCGCGGCCTGGTCCAGTTCGGCGTTAAACCAGCGCTGATCGCCGGACGCCGTGCCAATATGCGTCACCCGCGGCGCCCGGCCACTGACACCGGAGAGTTCGACGGCGTGATGCAGCAGGGCGTCAAACTCCAGCCGGGTGCGGTTCCCGGCCTTGTAGCCGCCGGAGGTCGCAAGAATGGTGGGCTGTTCAGCAGGCACGGCGTTTCTCCTTTGCGGTCTCCAAGAAGCGTAACCTGCGCGCGGTTTCAGAGGTGCGGTGTTGCGCTGGCGATACGCTGGGTTGCAGACGTTGATTCCCTGGAGAGGATTCCCATGAGCGATTTCGATACCGTGACCGTCAACGACGTCCCCGCGGACGCCGGGATCCTGGACGTGCGCGAGGACTACGAGTGGGTTGCCGGGCATGCCGATGGCGCACTGCATATTCCGCTGGACCAGCTCCCGGCCCGGATCGGCGAACTCGATCCGGACCAGGACCTCTATGTCATCTGCCGCACCGGCGGGCGCTCATTCCGCGCCGCACAGTGGCTCTCGGGCCAGGGCTACTCGGCCCTGAATGTGGCCGGGGGTATGGACCAGTGGCTCGAATCAGGCAAACCCATCATCTCGGACAACGGCCTCAAGCCGGTTGTCCTTTAGCTCCCTCCTCTTCACCGTTTCCATATCTCAAAAGGAATACTTAATGCCTGCGTCACCTGTCACCTATACCTACCTCGGCCCCGAAGGCACCTTCACCGAGGCGGCGCTGATGCAGGTCCCAGGCGCGGCTGAGGCCACGCGGATCCCGTCCTCCAACGTCAACGCCGCCTTGGACAAGGTGCGCAACGGATCCGCGGACGCGGCCATGGTTCCAATCGAGAATTCCGTGGAGGGCGGCGTGACCGCCACTCTGGACGCCATTGCCACAGGGCAGGAGCTTCGGATCATCCGGGAAGCGCTGGTGCCCATCAGCTTTGTGCTGGTGGCCCGGCCGGGTGTGGCGATTTCCGATATCCGCCGCGTGTCCACGCACGGGCACGCGTGGGCCCAGTGCCGCCTGTGGGTCGAAGTGAATATCCCCGGTGCGGAATATGTTCCGGGATCATCCACGGCGGCGGCCGCCATGGGGCTGCTGGAAGAAGAAGCGCACTACGACGCCGCCATCTGTGCGCCCATCGTCGCAGCGGAGCAGCCGGGCCTTGCGGTCCTGGCTGAGAACATCGGGGACAATCCCGGGGCCGTCACGCGCTTTGTGCTGGTAAGCCGGCCCGGCACCCTCCCGGAACGGACCGGCGCTGACAAAACCACCGTCGTGGTGCCGCTGCCCGAGGACCGGCCAGGCGCCCTGATGGAAATTCTGGACCAGTTCGCAACCCGCGGCGTGAACCTGAGCCGGATCGAATCCCGGCCCACCGGCCAGTATCTGGGGCACTATTTCTTCAGCATCGACGCCGACGGCCACGTGGAGGATGCGCGGGTGGGTGACGCACTCGCGGGGCTCCACCGCATCAGCCCCGCCACCCGCTTCCTGGGCTCCTATGGCCGGGCTGACGCGCAGAGCCCCGTGGTGGCGCCGCACACTTCTGACCAGGCATTCCGTGCGGCTCATGCTTGGGTCGGAGAGATTCTCCAGGGGGAATCCGTCGCGCCCGGACAGGGATTCGGGGCTCCGCCCACAGCGTAGACAAATGCCTCCCGGGGTACTTCCCTGCCCCAATAACAGTGCGTATGCTTACTTGATCCACATTGGTGGAAGTCCCCTACCGAAGGGAGCGGGTCATGTCAGGCACCATCAGCGAGAACGACGGCCAGGGAATCATCGTCAATCCCAAGCCCACCGCAGAAAATCAGGACTGGGACGGTGACGAAGCCGACCGTGCCGACCGCCTGCGCTTCGAAGAGGAACAGGCAATGATCCGTGAACAGTCGGAGGCCAGGGCCGCGGCGAAGGCTGCTGCGTACGCCGCCAAGGGCGGCCGTAAGGACGCCAGCGCCTAGGCCTCACGCTTAGCGGCATCCAAGTTGCAGTACACGTCCAAGTTGCAATACACCTAGCGCCGGACCGGGGTTTCCTTTGCCCGGTCTGCCCGGACCCTGACCAGCAACGACCTCGGCTCCACCCGCACGCTCACGCTGGTGGCTTCCCCGGACGTATCGCCGTCCAACTGGGTGGGCATGGGCTCCGGGCACTTGATGACCACCTTGCCGGAACGGTAGAACGTCATGACGGGCAGAGCCCTGTTGTGCTTGAGGAGGACTTTGGTATACATCGCCAGCCAGCCGATGGCGCTGCGGGGGCTCATCACCACCACGTCCAGCATGCCGTCGTCGATCATGGCCTGTGGAATGAAGTCAATGCCGCCGGGGATCAGGCCGCAGTTGGCGAACAGTACACTGCGGATTTTTCTGGCCTGTTCGGGCTCGTCGTCCAGTGCGATGGAGACTTTCTTGCGGCGGCCGGGCAGGTGCCTGACCCCGGCTTCCGTGTAGGCCAGCCAGCCCACTGCCTTCTTGAGGCCGTCATTCGTATCACCCAGCACCTCGGCATCCATTCCGATCCCCGCGATCACCAGGAATGCGTGCTCCGAGGAGTGGCCGGTGACGGAGTTTTCAATCCCCATCCTGGCGGTGTCGATGTAGCGCTGGTGGCCGAAGAGCGCGGTCCGGACGTTGCCTGACAGATCATTGACATCCAGATCCACGTTGCGTGCCAGCAGGTTGCCCGTGCCCAGCGGGATCAGGCCCATCGCGACATCCGTGTGTGCCAGCGACTCGGCCACAACGCGGACGGTACCGTCACCGCCGCCCACCAGGACGACGTCGGCTCCGTATTCAAGCGCAGCCTGGACCTGCGAGAATCCGGGATCCTCCGCCGTCGTTTCGAAAAACTTCGGTGCTTCCCAACCGGCAGTATGGCAGGCCCGCTGGATGATGGCCTTGGCCTCGGCGGATTTTGCCTTGACGGGGTTGAGGACTACTGCCACACGCTGTTTCCCCAGGCCTGATTCGTGGGTGTCTTCCCGGACAGCGCTGCGGATATGGCGCGCCTTGAGCCGGCGCACGCCCCACCAGCTGGACACGGCGAATGCCAGGGCCCCGGTGATGAACAGGTACGGAATCCAGTCGCTCATGGTGCTCCAACACTATCCCGCCGGACCGTACGGCCGTTCCGCGCGCAGGGCCGCCGCGGATGCACCGGCACATTCGATACTCTTGTCTGGTGATCGACGTAAAAGACCTCAGCGAAAACCCGGACAAGTTCCGTGCCAGCCAGCGCGCCCGCGGCGCCGATGAGTCCGTGGTGGACGCGATCATCTCCGCAGACTCCGCCCGCCGCGCGGCCCTGATCCGCTTCGAGAACCTCCGCGCCGAGCAGAACGTTTACGGCAAGAAAGTGGCGCAGGCCAAGGGCGAGGAAAAGCAGGCCCTCCTGGCCGAGGTCCGCGAACTCGCCGGCTCAGTGAAAGCCGCCTCCGCTGAGGCCGATGTTGTCCAGGTCCAGCAGGATGAGCTGCTCCGCGCCGTCCCCAACGTCATTGAATCCGGCGTCCCCGAAGGCGGCGAGGACGACTACGTCGTGGTGAAAACCGTCGGCACGCCCCGCGAATTCACGGATTTCGAGCCACGGGACCACCTGGAAATCGGCGAGCTCATCGGTGCGATCGACATGGAGCGCGGCGCCAAGGTGTCCGGCTCACGCTTCTACTTCCTCCGTGGAGTTGGCGCCCGGCTGGAGATGGCGCTGCTGCAGATGGCAATGGAACAGGCAATCGACGCCGGCTTCGTGCCCATGATCACCCCCACCCTGGTGCGTCCGGAAACAATGCAGGGCACCGGTTTTGATGTCAAGCACGACGCCGAGATCTACCGTCTCGCCGATGACGACCTTTACCTTGTGGGCACCTCAGAGGTACCCCTGGCCGGGTATCATGCGGACGAGATCCTGGACCTTTCAACCGGACCCATCCGTTTCGCGGGCCAGAGTTCCTGTTACCGCCGCGAGGCCGGCTCGCACGGCAAGGACACCCGGGGGATCATCCGTGTGCACCAGTTCAACAAAGTGGAGATGTTCGTCTACACCACGGTTGAGGAAGCGGCTGCGGAACACCAGCGGCTGCTCGCGTGGGAAGAGGAAATGCTGGCCAAGTGCGAGCTCCCGTACCGCGTGATCGATACCGCCGCCGGTGACCTGGGGATGTCCGCCGCCCGAAAGTTCGACTGTGAAGCCTGGGTTCCCACCCAGGGCGCCTACCGCGAGCTCACCTCCACCTCGAACTGCACCACGTTCCAGGCCCGCCGCCTGAACATCCGTGAGCGCGTGCTGAACGAGGACGGCGCCCCCAAGGGGACCCGCGCCGTCGCCACCCTCAACGGCACGCTGGCCACCACACGCTGGATCGTGGCTATCCTGGAGCACCACCAGAACCCGGACGGCTCGGTCAACGTGCCTGCTGCCCTGCAGAAGTACCTCGGCGGCCTCGAGGTCTTCCCGGTCCTGTAGCTTCCTAGCGCGGCTATTCCCAGGCTTGTTCGCGAGTCCGTGCCTTCAAGGCCAGGGACCGCGAACAAGCCCAGGTTCTTTCCTAGCGACTCTTCCTCCACAGGCCGGTTTGTGCACATGGGCCCGTCCGGCCAGTAACGCCTCCGCTTGCGGGCTTCAGGCTGAACGCATGGAGATCCCACCCGGCTTGATTGATTCCGCGGCGATCCTCAGGACGCGGGCCACCACGGATTCAATTCACCGCGATTTCAGGGCCGGTAGGCTCGTGAGGATCCGGCGCGGGTTCTACATTCCATCCGCGGACTGGGTCCGGGCCCTGCCTTCGGAACGCTTCGCCTGGTCCGCGGCCGCGATTGCCCGGTCTGTGCCTGGCGCCGTGCTTTGCATGGAGACCGCTGCCTTGGCGAACGGTGTGCCCGCGCTGCGCACGCCAGAATGCGTCGAACTGGCAACCACCATGCCCGGACGGTCCGGAACGCGAAGGCCGTCGCTCCTGGTATTGGGTGGGGATCAGCAGGCCAATGAGATCCGGAACAAGCGCAGCTACCCGCTCCGATACCACCTGAGAGAATCCATAGAGCCCACATCCCAGGGTGAATTCCGATGCACCGGGCTGGTCCAGACAGCTCTGGACATCATGTTCTCCGCAAAGCTCAGCCAGGCCCTGGTGGTGGCCGACGGTGTCGCCAGGAAACTGAGGGACCAAGGGGTCTTGCCTCCGGGGAGCAGGCTCCGGGACCTCGATTCCGTTGCTGCTGCGATATCGGCGCATCCGTCTGCCGCCGCGAGGCTGCGCGCGGACCTCGTCGCGTCGCTCGCCAGCCCATTGGCGGAGTCTGTGGGCGAGTCCTATAGCCGGGCGGCTTTCGAGTTTTTGGGTTTCGAACAGCCGGTGCTGCAACACGACTTCAGGGACGGTGACGGATTCATTGGCCGAGGCGATTTCTGGTGGCCTGAGCAACGCGTGGCGGGCGAGTTTGACGGGAAGGGGAAATACCTGGATGCAGAGCTTCGCGGTGACATTCCGGTGGAGCAGGTGCTTTACCGCGAGAAACTCCGGGAAGACAGAATCCGCGGCCTGGGGTTCGGGTTCGTGCGGTGGGGCTGGTCTGACGTCGACAACCCTGAAAAGCTCCGGCGCAAGCTCCTCGCCGCCG
This genomic interval from Micrococcaceae bacterium Sec5.7 contains the following:
- a CDS encoding peptide MFS transporter — encoded protein: MSTTHLSESPAKTPGDTSFFGHPKMLASLFSVEMWERFSFYGMQGILLYYMYYTASQGGLEIEQGLAASLVGAYGGGVYLSTILGAWLADRLFGSERVLFGSAVMIMAGHIALALLPGIPGLVAGLVLVGVGSGGLKANATALVGTLYGEKDDRRDAGFSIFYMGINVGGLIGPLVTGWLQESRGFHWGFGAAAVGMAIGLGIYALGRNKLPEEAHRVPNPLPASGRTRYGLIFLGIAAVIAVLLSTGAVNAENLALTMAYVAIGASILYFALIFTSKKVDGPERKRVTAFIPLYIASAAFWALFQQQFTFIAVYSEEKLDRNVFGWEMPAAWVQSINPVFIIIFAGVMAALWTKLGHKQPSSPLKFSVGLFVMGLAFLAFIPLAGDGKTPLVALVGILFLFTLAELFLSPIGLSVTTKLAPQAFHTQMVALFFLSVSLGTTLAGILAGLYNPDDELPYFLGIGGVAIVLAAGMAAASPAIKKLMGGVR
- the pgm gene encoding phosphoglucomutase (alpha-D-glucose-1,6-bisphosphate-dependent), coding for MASRAGTVAQPQDLVDLTALLDAYYDVAPDLGDPGQRVAFGTSGHRGSSLKASFNEPHIVAITQAIVEYRAGQGITGPLFLAKDTHALSEPAQNSALEVLAANGVQVLIDARHAYTPTPALSHAILTYNNNAGPGAPQADGIVVTPSHNPPGDGGFKYNPPHGGPADTDATGWIANRANELLENGLRGVKRIPLADALNAGTTGKFDFLSSYVDDLPSVLNLDAIRDAGVRIGADPMGGAAVDYWGEIGERHHLNLTVVNPTVDPQWAFMTLDWDEKIRMDCSSPSAMASLISRMSDGGAGLAGGAAFDIATGNDADADRHGIVTPDGGLMNPNHYLAVAIDYLYRNRSGWNPNSVVGKTLVSSSIIDRVAEGLGRKLVEVPVGFKWFVPGLLSGEGAFGGEESAGASFNKKDGSVWTTDKDGILLALLASEITAVTGQSPSQLYKGLTDKFGAPVYARIDAAATRDQKAALGKLSPSDVTATELAGEAIIAKLTEAPGNGASIGGLKVVTENAWFAARPSGTEDVYKIYAESFKGAEHLKQVQAEAKALVDGVIA
- a CDS encoding DUF4190 domain-containing protein translates to MTDQPTPRQDGPGSDETPAGYQPPQFVPPPFVPPQGSGTPAPPPFQQPPFDQPGDPGLTPPPVYNQPGEQYGNPYAQPGIPYGQQANPYGQPAYYGMPAEPKGLSIAAMVCGIIGVVTGGFFVIPQIAAVILGHIGMKKEPAGRGFALTGLITGYLGVLFGAFWLLFLILGAIFASQSGINY
- a CDS encoding phosphotransferase; protein product: MSIMNRGPVEQRLYVPAPGEASDVELMPAGDVTDGVVRVGATIRRPHQPQSFAVADYLDWLEDAGFDGSPRFLGRDAEGRDVLTFVPGLCAGAVPEKWVQSEELLASVGQLVRLLHNASQGFVQAHPFPPRPIRQDTAAGDPAELVCHLDVTPQNVVVRDGLAVGLVDFDLAGPSTRLKDSFNTATHWAPLRDPADAWPGWEAVDSFRRLRIFADAYGWTEEERRRLPEFGVEATRLSFERMQHNARALGGGWARMWAEGVGGLISRRREWLEANANRLVEELTA
- a CDS encoding MarR family winged helix-turn-helix transcriptional regulator; amino-acid sequence: MNDLQAAAINASIRTIGMRHRALAGSKLAAIGLSVGQEALIAELFENGPRSQAQLAAASGCEPPTITSAVQKMEARGLVRRTPSSSDRRAMVVELSEQGHTAMAQLTTIWRELAEETVAGMTTTSVEELVDALTDLAGSLSRRKSSPEDPSILAV
- a CDS encoding DUF6069 family protein — encoded protein: MNARRRGLSVAAAAALALIEWIVVVKLAGIPLTIEEMYAGASREVGWAAVIVTAVGSGLAAWLLLAVLERFTAKGPRIWVVTAVAALLLSVSGPLSAASTIGVQVALILMHVSVAAVLIAGFTDRRQPTM
- a CDS encoding amidase; protein product: MAEIHGLSAVQLRDALRTGDVSARETAAHFLARIEAQNPGLGAFVTVTAKQAMADAGAADALYARVSRGSSDESLPLLHGVPLAFKDLTDVAGVVTTHGSAALDHKPAPVDGALAAALKGAGVISLGKTQVPEFGLTAYSENLIAPPSRNPHALSRSSGGSSGGSAAAVAAGLVPFAPGTDGGGSVRIPAAACGLVGLKPGRGLVPAGESWGDPAKLVVAGPLARSAEDAALMLDALVPADGTDGPGYLDAVSRGPGRLRIGMSLDSPWSAIFPFNPDAEALDALATGVRLLTDAGHDAVETTVRYDNRYPDAFTTAWTAGVGTARIAPQREALLTPLTRTFRRRAQQRSAAKLNESLAFLRQFQRDTVAQYAEWDLMLMPSLAQTPRPVGWFTGAAHGDGHWPAAEWAGDADGDYRKQCEYAPWSSMVNVCGLPAISIPVHWTGSAGAGLTGGPGLTDRPGAGPGSGLPMGIQLVGPMGSEALLLQVAVQLGF